DNA from Thiomicrorhabdus sp. Kp2:
TTAGTAAAAAACTTGCTCGATTTAGGTAAGTCTTTAGTGTCTTCTTTCAAATCAATACCCTCAGAGATAGGTGCTTGTGGATCAATTCCATCACCAATAATATTAACATCGTCGTCATTTAACAGGGAGTCATCACCAGAATTCATCTTCTGCTGTTTTTCTTGAGAATAGGCTTTACCACGCTCTATTTTCTCATCAATACTACCACTGATGATCTCACCATCGACAATACGATGTTCTGCATTTGGTTTTATACGTTTAGACATCTTTTCACCTAAATAAAACGTTTTAACACGCTTTTTATCTATCGCTCTTTATCTATCTAAAGGTAGCCTCTGTAAAAGGCTTCTTTAACAGAAAATTAAACATATTGCTGTATTGTCTTAACAATACCTTGATTACTTTGCGTTGTAACCACTTTAATAGCCGTAGAACAACCTAACTTCAAAACCTCATCTGCAATTCTTTGGCTCATCACCACAAAACCATACACCTGATTGACAGAATCGATTACTGCCACTGAATCATTCAATTCATCACTCAAACCTTTGAGTAAATTCTGCCAGCTTTCAATACTGGTTATCAATAGAATTGGATTAGGTGAGGCTATAAAACATTGCCAGGCCTGCTTACAAAAAGGAATCGTCTTTCTCTGGTAAACATTTAATTGAGAAACGACGGCACCTCGTTCAGTTAAGGTATTCTCAATAAGTGTTCGACCACCTATCCCTTTGACCAATCCAATAGCCAAGCCTTTCACTTCGTGCATCGTTGGGTGGGCTAAAAAATGCTCACTATCAAACTGAGTATCTGACAATGTCACAATATTTAAGCCTAATTCTAGACCTTTAATTTTTGTTGCTTTACCAATTGCATAGCATGTTAAACCTGACAATTCAGATTGGTTATTCTGCTGATTAAACCACCTAACCCAACCTTCAATCGCATTGGCACTGGTAAAAATTAGCTTATCAAAATCGCCAACCTTTTTAACATCCGTAACCAATAGTGC
Protein-coding regions in this window:
- a CDS encoding uroporphyrinogen-III synthase; amino-acid sequence: MHSFTLLNTRPAHQATELNDLVVESGGKVISCPTIEVEWRALLVTDVKKVGDFDKLIFTSANAIEGWVRWFNQQNNQSELSGLTCYAIGKATKIKGLELGLNIVTLSDTQFDSEHFLAHPTMHEVKGLAIGLVKGIGGRTLIENTLTERGAVVSQLNVYQRKTIPFCKQAWQCFIASPNPILLITSIESWQNLLKGLSDELNDSVAVIDSVNQVYGFVVMSQRIADEVLKLGCSTAIKVVTTQSNQGIVKTIQQYV